ACCAAGAAGAGGAGCCACAAGAACAACAACCTTCAAAAAAACGAAAATTTGCAACCCCACAAAAACAAAGACAACCAAAAAAACCAACACAAACAAAAAAACCACTACCACCACAAAAACGAACACAAGGAAAATACCCAACAAAaccaaaacccaaaaacaaaaaaaaaaaaaaaaaaaaaagactcaaAAGGAGTTAAGGGACCGGATTAACCCAACCAGACGAGGTGAGGGTAGAGATAATTGTACCGCTCATGTTTGGAAATACTTCGAGATCGAATGGATAAAGGAGGACGATGGAATTGAAAGAAAGTGGGCCGAATGTAATTATTGTTTACATTTACTAGCCACGGATCCAAACCGGAATGGTACAACTTCAATAAACAAGCATTTTAATGGGTGCAAGTTAAATCCAGACAACATACCGAAACAAGTTGATGACAAACAACAAAAGTTGTCATTTACGAAAGCTCCTAATGGTGAGGGTCATGTATACACATGGAAACATGATGATACTAGGATCCAACTTGCCTTGCTAGGCTTTTTCACCATCGGGGAACTACCATTTAAATTCATTGAAAACGAGGCATTCATAGAATTTGTAAACGCCCTCAATGGTAGGGTGAAATTGCCTTCAAGGCATAAAATTTCTCGTGATGTTGTGTCATTCTATTTAATGGAGAGGCAGAAGTTGTACAAACATTTGAGCAACCCCAAAACAGCCATCCACTTGACAACCGACACGTGGACATCCTCGtgtcaaaagataaattatatggTTGTCACGGCCAACTTCATTACCGAAGATTTTGTCATGCACAAAAGGGTAGTCAACTTTAGAGAGGTTGATACTCACAAAGCTGAAGACATGGCCCGGGAGTTGCTAATTTGCATAAACGAGTGGGGGATTAAGAATGTCATGACGATGACCGTTGATAATGCCAAGACAAATGACGCGACAATCAACATCATTGTGAAAGAACTACCGGGTATTTACGAGAATGGAAAACATTTTCACATTAAGTGTATGGCTCATATCATAAACCTAGTTGTGAAAATGGGGTTAAAACACGAAGTTTATCATGTAAAAAACCTACAAGATGCGGTGAAATACATTAGAGCCTCCCCGCAACGGATCAAGACCTTTAAACAAGCCATGAAGGATGCGGCTGTAGAAAGTCAAAGGTTTTTGTATGGTGAAACTCCAACAAGGTGGAACTCTACCTTTGAATTGCTAAGATCAGCATACGATGTGAAAGACGCATTTCTTGAATATAGCCATCAAGGTAAATAAAATCGAATATATTTCAGCACTAAAATTAGCAATATTTACTTCTTTAGCAATCTGTCCAAATTTTGAATTGTGCATAACTCATTCAATTTAACTTGTTTTAATttgaatctttttcctacatgtagattaggatttgtagttgagtttagactataaaaacgcttgatttggttaaaaattgaatgagttacaagccccgcaaggaagggtgtcaaatctgattttttttttctaacagcAATAAAACGTGATCTGATTTTGttgttcaaatgtgcataactcattcaatttaacttgttttgacctgaatctttttcctacatgtaaattaggatttgtagttgaatttagactataaaaacgcttgatttggttaaaaattgaatgagttacaagccccgcaaggaagggtgtcaaatttgattttttttttctaacagcAATAAAACGTGATCTGATTTTGTTGTTCAAATATGCATAACTcattcaatttaactttttttttacctgaatctttttcctacatgtagattaggatttgtagttgggtttagactataaaaacgcttgatttggttaaaaattgaatgagttacaaacCCCGCAAGGAAGGGTGTCAAATCTGATTTTTTTCCTAACAACAATAAAACTTAATCtgatttttttgttcttttttgtaGATCCAATGTTTCAGAAAACTGTGGGAAGGGTACCATCACATTCAGATTTTGAGATGATTAAAAAGATGATGGAGTTCCTTGAGAAGTTTAAGAAGAAAACTGAAAAAGTTTCGTGTTCAACAAGCCTATCTTCCATACGTATACCCGGGAGATCCTAGATATAGAGCAACATCTTAGAAAACATGAAACCAACCcagattttatgtttatggtaCCGGATATGAAAGATAAATATGACAAATATTGGGGTGACTATGATACTATAAGTGATTATGTCTTCTTTGCGACATTGTTAGATCCTCAATGCAAGTCAAAGTTTATGAAAGTTGTTTTTACCCAAATGCTTAAAGCCAAGAACAAAGATAAAAAGATGTCCGCTGATGAGATAGAATCCAAAGCACGTGCAAATGTTATTGATATCGAATGCAAATTGGACAAGTTTTTCAAGAAATACTTGGAAAGGTCAAACATGACCTCATCGTCTCAACAAGAAACTCCCGAAGAAGTTGTTAATTTTGATGACGAAAACGAATTCTTTGGAAGCTATATGACTTCGGGAAGTTTCCCCTCGACTTCGTCAGAAAGTCAATTGCAACGATACTTAAACGAGGACCCAATCGGATTTGACAAAGGATATGATATCCTCACATGGTGGAAAAATAATGCGGTGCGGTTCCCGATCGTTGCTTGAATGGCAAGAGGTATTGACCTTCTTTTACTctaatttacatttttaatttataaatttgtGTCATGTATTATACACTAATTTGTTTATTAATAGATATTTTGGGGATGCAAATTTCCACCGTAGCATCCAAATCCACATTCAGTAACGGTCGTCGAGTAATTACCGACTACCGTACTAATTTGTCCGTTGTGATTGTGGAGGCATTGATATGCACTCAAGATTGGCTAAGAAAGAGTAGCTTGCCTATATATGACTACGACGAAGTGCACGATGTGTTAGCTGACAATGACCTCGCTATCGGTAATACACTAATACTTGTTACATCTTATTTTTAACTTCTTATTAGTATTTGTTACATTTTAGTAAGTAATaacatttttcttttgtattATATATAGACATTGTGGATGTTATACACAACTTGAAGCTAACGGAGAAGAGATCGGGGAATTAGTCAAAATGTCAAAGAAATATTGGAATCCACATATTAGACTTTGTTTTTTTTGTTGGTGAAACTTGGAAGTATATTTTGAATGTCGAAAGTGTATTTTGAATGTTGAATGTTTGAATGTTGGATACTTAATAACATAACTTTGACGACATCCATGTTTAATTTGCttgtaataatttaaataaaagatCCATGGTTAATTTGCTTGAATGTTGAATCGTTTATTAAAATGTTGATTATTAAAATGTTGATTATTTACTAGTATTTAAACATCCACTTGTTCATAAATAACCAATAAAACGCAAAGTAATTTAGTCGTTGGAATTACTCGAAAAACCGGCAAAAACCGTACTCGAAAAACCAATAAAACGCAAAGTAATTTAGTCGTTGGATACATCAAAATTTAGCCGGTTCCAAACTCGAAAAACCGACAAAAACCggacccggaaccggaaccggtagaaccgtcgggccggttcggttcttcaTTTTGGTCGAAGCCGGTTTCCCGGTCCGGTTCGGTTCGGGTCGGTACCGGCCGGTTCGgttcttttgctcatccctagtaTTATATTAACAACAAAATTTTTTACATGTTTTcttattttttcaaaatataatttaattttgttttgtttaaatttACCAATAAATTATTGCATTATATACAAATGATTATTAAAGTTAATCGTTTCTTCAAAAATACACTTTTCCATCACCAACTCAATAATATGTATAAATACTACATTTTGTTAGTGTTTTGTGTACAAACGGTAAACTTTAATGGTTATATGCATGGTTTCTAAAAGCCAAAGAACTTCTACCCAACGGTATCAGGTGGTGTTCTCCCTCCTTGAGGTCGAAGCTTCAAGTTCCGTCGTTACCATAAGTGAAATTAGGTgtagattatatatatttatatttttcggTTAAAAAAATGCATGATTCTAAAAGGTGTGTAATGACACAGGTTCGTTAAGCGTgacattaaaattatgtgttaatGTGCGTCTTGTTGTGTTATGGtccaaggttttttttttcaaaacgtgattttttttttctgatcagACATGAAACAATTGATTTTTGTTGacacttttaaaaaaaatgatatatttgatataattttataattatacAATTTCatcttttttaaaatatataaaaatttcaGATCTCAAAAACATCATGACATATGACTTGAGGCTTAACCTTACGTTCGTGTCATTCGAAAATTGGTTGTAACATTGATTATTTGTGCACAAGTATATAATTTATTGATATTTTTATACAAACAAAATTAAATAGTATTTTTATATAATGTTAAGGCTTTGTTATTCTTGTAAAAGtaaattttcctttgaaaattgAGATGTTAAAAAAGAGGTAACTAGTCCTTTACTTCTTTATCAACTCATAACACGAAAAATCTCAAATTATGTtaaatactaggtgtgagaccgatgtattacatgagtttatttaaaaaaaattaaatataaagttttaacaatttgaaaactttaaatttataagaaaaataagaaattttttgaattattaaaattaatgagactttaatgcattagatacattacatatataaactattttctaataaataccttatatatatatatatatatatatatatatatatatatatatatatatatatatatatatatatatatattaccttatatattaaatgtggattttaatttaataaaatcaaaaatacaataaaatgacaagtggaaaatagaaaaatttaaaattttaaaaaatgtcatgtgtccaaatgaatgaaaaAAAGACATGTgacaaagtcattttcatttattaagatACATTGAAAACCTGTTAAAATATTTATGACAATATAAAAGTGTGATTTGATCATCAtagaaataaaataataaaataagggGGGCGAAATGACTGCACCTTTTGTTTGTCTTTCCCGGTGGGGGGgcctttttgaaaactttaaaactattataataataataatagctacgTGTTGAAATCTTATTGGATTTGATATAGTGGACGTTAATATCACTTACTGGCAATACCACGTGTTGATATGACAAGTGCACAACGATTACACCGTATTTCCAATAACGTACAACTTCAACCCTTCATTGATTTTGTACTTCTTATTATTTCccccttttatatttttgcacaTCTTTGCCCCCTGTAGAATCtcgatttttaacattttatccTTTTTGTCCTGGATGTGGTATATTATATAATTCTTTTGGGACAGTAAACTGAACAGATATGACCACTGAAGACCAATGTCATAAAACACGATTGTACTACTCCGACCAAATTTGATATAAAAATTATAAACGGTTTACATTCTTTTTAAAGAAAATTACTATTATCAACCACAATTGTTTGCATTTGGTTAAAAAAGGGAAATTACAtctgaaaatgtattttttttagttCATATATTAATGCATTTATAGTAGCATACAAGATAAGTTTATAATCAAATGATCAAATCTAACTATCTATGCAGGTAAATCGAAATTACTAGGTGAAAACTATTGATTATTTAAACAGACCAAGTTATTAGATTGTAGTGGATCTATATCTCTTATAAAAGACTTATAGAAcacaaaatttattaaaattttaaagacAATGGGTAGGTTAACAAAAATACAATTAGAAGTGTAAAGTATATTTATGTTAAACCATGTTAATTAACTTGTTAGTTTTTTAATGCACTAGACattcttattattttaattttaagcTATAACTCTTCCActttcaaacacatttttttaTGATATAATATTGTGTTAAACTGAACAAAGTTCAAAAGATTTTTAGAATTAATATATGGAAGAGAGAAACCAATTGTGGGTATTTGAAAAAGCCATCATTGTGGAGTTTAAAAAtcatcatacatatataatgttaaaATTATTCTAGTGTAATAATAGTTAAATACATAGTTACATTGAAAATTATTCATAATATTAAAATGCAAAACTCATgggtaaatataattaaaattgtATGGTTATTTATCTTACACTACATAATTAATTTCTAAATTACATTTACATTAAAATATttatcctaataaataagaatgattttgccacatgtccttttctcattcaatttgccacatgtcattttgtcataatttagagatatatttattttccacttgtcatttatttcattttccatttttaatatattattaattagtttccataaattaaacataccataatgatattaatttcaaattttaaattttaaatttcaatttcaatttcaaataaatttacagtttaaacctttgtgtttaatattttgttataattaacatgtttagtatacgggtctgataactaaacaataattttaatttatttattttttgcatgttttttttctcataatttttatttatttcaaatttcaaattcaaataaacttctcatttaatcgtttctatttaatattttgttttaatcaacccgtataatatacgggtttcacaactagttacAAACATATATTTCAGCATTCCGTATTCTAGTTATGAAATGTTTCTTTCTCTTGTCATAATGTTTTAAATTATATGTTTaactttttagtttttaataacATATATTTATGAATATTTAAAATTGCAAAATTCTTTTTTTATCAACACCGGCATTCATCTAGTTTTAAGTAACTAATTGTTCGACAACCCctttggcatatatatatatatatatatatatatatatatatatatatatatatatatatatatatatatatatatatatatatatatatatatatatatatatatatatatatatatatatatatatatatatatatatatatatatatatatatatatatatatatatatatactaagccATAAGCTAATAAATAACACTTTAGCAATTGTTCAAATTAGTTTTGATAAATAAAAACCCTTTGATAAAAGTAAACTTTAATTATAGATATTAGATAATGTCAACTTTTTCGTAGTTTGCAAACACAAAAGTACGATTTATATGTTTTACTTTAAATTTAGGGTATCGATCTAATATAACACGTTCTTTGCACTTTGGTTCTAACGTTTAAAATGTGTAAATCTTAATTAAGGTTATGGTCTGAACCATAAATTTGCAATAAGACATGTTAGTGTTGATGTTTAAGGGCGAAAAATAccatttttaatataaattataataccATATCATGTTACTATAAAAATCGTCTTGTAAATAGTTGACACAGACTATTATAAGATCAAATACAGAAATACTTCAACTTCATATAGTACATTATCTTAGGCTCTGTCTTTTTCACTGAAAACTCATTGTACATGAAAATGATGATTATTTAAGGTAAgaaaatcatgataaatttagaaccaaaaagttataaaaaaaaatgtagatatgatcatcttaatgctaaaaagtttttattttattttattttttatgaaaGACTATAAAACTAACTTTTACAGCTTCAGTCCATAATATCATACAGCAAAAATTGTACGTATAAAagcataaaaagaaaaataatacaaacaatAACAATAAATAGAAAAGAAATCCTATGATTTGGACCTGTCATGAGCTGACACGTGTGATACCTATTTAAGGTTGGTGACATATGTTGATGTATTTTATCTGTAAAAACTAATAATTCACCATTGACTCAACGACGCGCTCACCTCAATCACTTACTCTTACAAGCGTGTTGAACACGCGCTGTATTGCGAGTGGGATTCGTCTCCGTCAGATGATGCTTGCTTGTGTTTCTCAAATAGGTTAAAAAGCATGAAGCTTTGAAGATGCAAACAACACCAACCCTAAATTTCATTTCTGGGTATCAAATATGAAAGAAAAAAAGTCTTGAAAACCCTAAATAGAGAGAATCCGAGATTCAATCCACAACCCATCTCTGTTCGTGTGTGTGTTTTTTCtcaaaaatttcaagattttttttCTTGTATGATCTTGACGCAACATCACTACaagtttctttctttctttctttcttctttatTTCGACTTCAGTATTGATTTTGATTCGGTTTTGGgtgttgaagaacttcaagatttGGGTTTCTTGTTGGTGAAATCTTGAAGAGATATGGGGAGGGGAAGAGTGGAACTGAAGAGGATCGAAAATAAGATAAATCGGCAGGTGACTTTTGCTAAAAGAAGAAATGGACTTCTGAAGAAAGCCTATGAACTCTCTGTTCTTTGTGATGCCGAAGTCGCTCTTATCATCTTTTCGAATCGTGGGAAGCTTTATGAGTTCTGCAGCACTTCCAAGTACACATCTTTACTCTGTGTTTGTTTTTGTGTGTGTTTCTTTTTGCAGATCTGATGTGGGTTATACGTTTCTTGATGATCATGGATTTAGATTCTTTTAAGCTTTTTTAGTGATTTGATATAACACCCACAACTTGAATAACTAAATGGTTTGTGTTTTAACAAGTTAAGGTTTTCTCTTTTCGAAATTTTATACTTCAGGGTTGAAATTAGGTTTAGTAATCTAGGACTTGAGTAGATCTCATGTGTTTATGAAGTAAAAACAAGAAATTGGGAAGAATTTTacttttgattttggtttttatttggaaatgaattatctttcggGTCTTGATTGATACGATTCAGTTTCGCAACAAAAgtaagatttttttttatattttaatgtgAGTTTTTTCGCATCAAAATCGATGAATCGTTGTTGTTTTTAAGAAACTAACTACATTTATCAATAGCAATCATCACCGATCTTTACCTTTTGTTAACGATCTTAATTTCGTTCTAAATCCTGTTCGTTTGATCGGTTTCTTTTTCGTTGTTGTGTagaattaattggtggttattaGATTTTGTGGGGATTAGAGCTGAGAGTTCATTGAATTGATAGACTGAAGAACAAAATCTTTACCTAATTTTCTCTTGGAACCCTAATTTTCAGCACAATTTTCAAAGACAAAATCATCCAATCATAGATTTTGTTTTGTCCTTTTCTCATTTCAAATCAATGTAACATGCTTTTTGGATTTGGGAATTAATAAGATGATTTAGCATATAAAAATCATTGATCATTGTAATAAACCCTAGCTACTCGATCACTACCCACTTTATCTAGTTCATGATCATGGCTAGTGGACTTTTTctcttttatattattttaaaatttcccccTATTTATAGAGACTAGGGTTGTGTATAGTAAAAAACGTGACTGATTGAATCATGGGTTTTCGAACTTTTGATATTGAAGAGTCGAATCGATACGTACACACTTTATTTTACTTCAAGTTTGACAAATACAAATATGTTATGCAAGTTAAGATTAGAAGGTTTAATGGCATTGCGTTAAATAAAACATGGATCTTATATGTCTTAAAAAGGTATGATACTTAGATGATCATAATTTTGTGTTTTTGCAATGATACGATGGATCATGTCTTATATACTATAATAAACATTTGAAACAACATGGACCAATAGATCTTCATGGGACAAAAATCCACAAAAgtgaataattatttaattaatgtcttagTGAACAAGTTTTCATGTTTTAAATGAGTTAATTTCAAGAATCGAATGATTTCACCTTTCGATTAGAAACTTAATTTTGAAATACTCTTAGACcaattttaacataaaataaacGAACGCTAATGAGAAATTTTCTTTGTTATAATTTTATTGTATCTCAGTATGCTCAAGATGCTCGAAAGGTATCAGAATTGCACTTATAGTTCAATGGAAGTGAATCGGACCGCTAATGATGCCGAGGtatgatattattttttatttctatGAAAAAGACAGTTAGTTATTTTGGATTAACTGTCGTTTGTGATCCTATATCTAAATTTTTCTTAGCACTTtaaccattttttttcttttgcttaCTCTTAGCTAGTTCttaaaatatatatgtattttgttttcggctactaaaaaaattattttttatttgtgttgCCATTTTATATCATGTTAATGGGATCAAGACGCGTATCTTTACTATATTCGACTCTCGTATTCTAAATGGTTTATTCTTTTGATAATTTAGCAAAGCAGCTACAAGGAGTACATGAAACTAAAAGCCAAATACGAGTCTCTACAACAATACCAAAGGTAATTAGTGTTTTTGTGACTATAGTAAAGATTTAATttgtacttatttatttattgaggCTAACAACATTCTTATCATATAGGCAACTatttggggaagatttagggcCACTAAATCTAAAAGAGCTCGAGCAACTCGAGCGCCAACTTGACTCCACTCTGAGGCAAATTCGTTCCATAAGGGTAATTAAAAGTCACcaaatattttttgaaaattttctataAAACTTCATAATCTTTGGGAATATTTGGATATGCAATCAAAAAGTGTTACGATTTCAAGATTCACATAGAGTTAATTATTCGACTAAAAAACTAAGATATTTACAAAACTTTACATTTCATTTTAATAATCAGTTTTCTTACATCAATTCCTTAATTACATACTTCTCCGATTTCTAAAAAAATCCAAATATTTATTTTTGGTGAAATTTAAAGTTTCTTAATGGTTAAACCGGATCTATTTTTGAAAATGTGTACAAATCTGTATGATCGTATGCTTAAAAATGCAGACTCAATCAATGTTGGATCGTCTTTCTGATCTTCAAGTAAAGGTATTGTACTTCTCGTCTTCAAGATTCAAATTgtcttcaaaataaaaataaataatattattatatttaccTAATTACAATTAAATCGATCATGAAATCACAGGAAAGGATGTGGCTTGAAGCTAATAAAGCTTTGCAGAATAAGGTATAAGAACATCCATGGATCAAAGTATTTACTATTTAATCATAATATAATCTAGAAACAATTGTTAGAGGAAAATAACTAATTTTTTTGTTCTTGTAGTTGGAAGAATTTTATGCAGAAAACCAAGCAGGGCCTTCATGGGCAGGAGGAGAAAATGGTAATTCATTTGCGCAACATCATCAACATCACCAGGATCAGCATCCTCAACCTCAGGGCTTCTTTCAGCCTCTAGACTGCAACTCTAATTTGCAAATGGGGTATTAATTCTTGACGCCAAAATTACTAATTTGCCCAATTTCCGATAAATTAAAATTAGATCTTTTGAGTATTATTTATTCAAAATTTAGTAATTAAAAGGGTTAAACGCATAAATGACAacctattttctttaaaaaaaaattaattatactATTCTTTTTAGTAATTCTATCCAATTGTATCGATATCAATTTATCAACCTAAAtaaaaaatcattcaaaaaccagATGTTAAGGTTATATTTGTCCTACTGAGAAAAAAAATACAATGCTAGAAATtagaatgttgtaatagaaaaataaaattggATGTTATAATACATAAGTAAATAATAAACATGATACTTTTATCTAGCATTTAGACTTTTGTTAATATGAGAACTTGATGATAAAATATATAACTAGTAAACAAAATTAAATCGGAAATGAAATCGATTATGTTGTCACCTCATCTTTGATCtttgatgatatatatatatatatatatatatatatatatatatatatatatatatatatatatatatatatatatatatatatatatatatatatatatata
The genomic region above belongs to Lactuca sativa cultivar Salinas chromosome 4, Lsat_Salinas_v11, whole genome shotgun sequence and contains:
- the LOC111885686 gene encoding agamous-like MADS-box protein MADS2 produces the protein MGRGRVELKRIENKINRQVTFAKRRNGLLKKAYELSVLCDAEVALIIFSNRGKLYEFCSTSNMLKMLERYQNCTYSSMEVNRTANDAEQSSYKEYMKLKAKYESLQQYQRQLFGEDLGPLNLKELEQLERQLDSTLRQIRSIRTQSMLDRLSDLQVKERMWLEANKALQNKLEEFYAENQAGPSWAGGENGNSFAQHHQHHQDQHPQPQGFFQPLDCNSNLQMGYNTIGSSQIAASTSGQNVNGIVPGWML